The Gemmatimonadota bacterium DH-78 region GAGGTCGGCGCGACCGGTCTTCGAGGCGAGCAGGAGGCCCGGAGCCGCGAACCCACCGGCGGCGAGCACCCCGCCGGCCCGCACGAAGTCCCGCCGCCTCACGCACTCCCCCGACGCACCCGGCCGGGCTCGAGCCCTCCCGAGTGCAGAATCTTCTCCTGGAGTCTCCGAGACTCCTCGTCGACGAAGTCGTTCACCAGCTCCAGATGACCGCGCAGCCGGTCGTAGGCCTCGGTCGGGAAGTCGTCCCCCTCGGCGCGCCGGAGGGCGCCCTCGAGCGCATCCACCTCGCGCAGCGACTTCTCGGCCGCGCGACGGAGTCGCTGCAGTGCCTTGCGGGCTTCGGATTCGGCGGAAATGGGCATGGGCGGTAGCGGAGATCGAGGGAGAGCGCTCAGAGCAATCCGAGCACGCTGAGCAGCGCGCGACCGCCGAGCAGGGCGGCCACGAGCACCACCACCCCGCCGATGACGTTGGCGAGGGGGCCGTTCACCCGCTCCCCCATCCAGATCCGGTCGTTCACCACCAGGAGAAGAAAACCCGCGACGGCGGGCAGGAGAATGCCGTTCGCGGCCTGCGCGAACACGATCGCCGGCACCGGGCTCACGCCGGCCACTCCGAAGGCGATGCCGATCGCCAGAGTGCCGCCCCAGACGGCCCGGAGTCGCCGATCTCGAAGATCGCAGGGCCACCCCAGCGCCCCCGCCACCGCCCATGCGGCGGCCATGGGAGCGGTGATCGCCGAGGTCAGACCGGCGGCGAAGAGCCCGACCGCGAAGGCCGCGCCCGCCCACGCCCCGAGAATGGGTTCGAGGGCCCTGGCCATGTCGGCCGCACTCGACACCTCTCCGCCGGCCTGCCCCAGCGTACCGGCGGCCGTGAGCAGAATCGCCATGCTCACGAGCCCGCCGACACCGATCGAGAGCACCAGGTCGCGCCGCGCGTGGCGGAGCCCGCTCACGCCGCCCGGCCACCGCTCCGACACCGCGGCGGCGTGAAGAAAGAGGTTGTAGGGCACGACCGTGGTACCGATCAGCCCCACGGCCACGAGCAGGGCGCCCGCATCGGGCAGACGGGGCTGCAGGAGTCCGGCGAGGGGCGACTCCACCTCCGGCATCACCACCACCGCGGTCGCCACGAAGGCGGCCGACATCACGAGCACCAGCCCCACCATCACCCGCTCGACCAGGCGGTAGCTGCCCGAGAGGAGAAGCGCCCCGGCCAGCGCACCGATCACGAGCACCCACAGGCGGAGGTCCCCGCCGACGGCGCCCTCGAGCCCGAGGGCGCCACCCAGCAGGTTGCCGGTCTGGTAGGCGGCGTTGCCGACGCCGATCGCCGCCACCACGAGGAGCAGCGCGACCGTCCGACCGCCCCCGTCGAAGCGGCGGCGGATCGCCTCGCCCAGCCCGGCGCCGGTCACGAGGCCGAGCCGCGCCGCCATCTCCTGAAGCGCCATGGTGGCGAAGGTGGAGAAGAGCAGCGCCCAGAGCAGTTCGGCGCCGTAGCGGGCGCCGGCCAGGGTGGCCGTGGTGACGGTGCCGGGGCCGATGAAGGCGGCCGCGACGATCCAGCCGGGACCGGAGGCGCGGCGGATCGGGGCGTCCGCCCCACCGGCGTCGTGGGTGGGAGCCATGGATCCAACAGTACGGCCCCGGCCCTTCCATCGGAACCCGGCACCCCGGAGCGTGTTAGTCACTCCCTTCCGTTCTCCATGTCACATCGGGCACCCCATGAGTGAGATGATCGACCTGGCGGTGGTGGGCGCCGGCCCCTGCGGGATCGCGGTCGGCGCGGCCGCGGCGGGCACCCGGCACCGCACCGTGCTCTTCGACCGCGGGCCCCTCACGGCCTCGCTGCTGAACTATCCCTGGTACATGACCTTCTTCAGCACCGCGGCCAAGCTCGAGATCGGCGGGGTGCCCTTCACCATTCCGGATCCGCGCCCCACCCGCCGCGACGCCCTCGCCTACTACCGGCGGGTGGTGCAGCACTACGGCATCGAGGTGCGGCAGCACCAGATGATCACCGAGGTCGCGCGGGAGGGCGACGCGTTCCGGCTCTCGGTGCGGCAACGCGACGGCCGCCTGGAGACGGTGGAAGCCGGGGCCGTGGTGATCGCCACCGGGGGCTTCCACGAGCCCAACACCCTGGACGTGCCCGGAGAAGAGCTGCCCAAGGTCTTCCACTACTACCACGAGCCGTACCCCTTCACGGATCAGGAGGTGCTGGTGGTGGGCGCGGGCAACTCGGCCGTGGAGGCGGCGCTCGAGATGTATCGCAACGAGGTGCGGGTTCGGCTGGTGCACTTCGCCGACACCATCGATCGCGGGGTGAAGCCCTGGGTCGTGCCCGACATCACCAATCGCCTCGAGAAGGGCGAGATCCCCGTACACTGGCGGCACCGCGTGGCGCGGATCGACTGGAACGAGGTGGTGCTGCACCACGTCGACACGGGCGAGGAGACGGTGGTGCCCAACGACGCCGTGGTGGCCATGACGGGCTGGCGGGCCAACCCGCTGCTGCTCCGCTCCCTCGGCGTGACGATCGACGACGAGACCGGCATCCCCACGCACGACCCCGCCACGATGGAAACCGACGTGCCCGGGGTGTATATCGCGGGAGTGCTCGCGGCGGGGCACAACGCCAACAAGATCTTCATCGAGAACGGCAAGGAGCACGGTGGGCTCATCGTCTCGGCACTCGACGGTTAGCGCCCGGGCGCGCGGACTTCGCGGCCACGCGCGGCTCGCCGTCGCCGCGCTCGCGGGGTGCGCACTCCTCCTGCCTCTCGAGGGCGCGTCGGCCCAGGACGTGCGGGTGGGTGGCGCGGCGCTGCTGGTGTCGAGCCGCTACGACGGCCCGCCGGTGGTGGACTTCGACCGCCGCTCGGGCTTCGGTGCGGAGGGCTTCGTCGACGTCGTCACCCCGCTGGCGCCGCTCGAGGTCCGAGCGGGCGCCCGGTTCGTGCGGCGCGGTGGCGACGAGATGGGCGGCGGGGGTGCCGAGATCGACTGGCTGGGCTTCCCCATCGCCCTCGGCCCGCGACTTCGGCGGGGGCCGGTGTCGGCGATCGCGCTCGGGGGTGTGGAGGTGGCCTACCCCGTCGCGAGCCGTCGGTCCGCCGATCTCGAGAGCGGCTTCGCGGAGGTGGCCCGAACGGGCGTGTCGGGGTTGATCGGAGCGGAGTTGGCCCTCGAGTTGCACGGAGGGTGGCGGGTCGGCGTGGAGTCCCGCTGGGTCCGCGAGTTCACCGCCGCCTTCGAGGGGTCCGTCGGCCGGCTGCACACGCGGGCCCACGAGTGGTCGATCCGGATCTCCCGAGCGCGCTGATCGCGCTCAGTCGCCGTCCTCTTCCTGGTCCCGCAGCTCCGGCACATCCTCCCCTTCGGCCGCCCAGCGACGCACCGCATCGAGGATGTCGATCTTCGAGAAGAAGACGTCCACCCGCCGGTTCTGCGCGCGGCCCTCGGGCGTGTCGTTGGTGGTCACCGGCTTGTACTCGCCGAACGACTCCACGCGGACCATGTCGGGCGCCTGACCCGACTCCACGAGGTGGCGCGCCACCCCGGCCGCCCGCGCCGCCGACAGCTCCCAGTTGGAGGCGAACTGCGCGGTCGAGATCGGCTGGTTGTCGGCGTGCCCGGACACCACCGCGCCCACGTCGATGCTGCTGGTGATCTCGCTCAGGAGGCCGAGCATCCGCACCGCCTTCTCCTCGAGGACTCCGGAGCCGGAGGCGAAGAGCGCGGACGACTGCATGCGCAGATACACCCCGTCTTCCTCGCGCTCGACCGAGAACTCGTTCTGCAGGTCGTTCTCTTCGATGAACTTCTCCAGCCGCCTGGCGATCACCTCCATGTAGGCGGCCGCCACCGACTCGATCATCACCTCGCCCGCGTCCATCGACTCGAGATACATCTCGGGGTCGAGCTCCTCGTCGACCAGCGCCATCGGGTCTTCGGGAACGTCCTCGGCGGTGCCTCCGATCGCCTCCCGGAGCGACTGACTCGCCTGCAGGAACTTGTCCTGCTTGATCTCCGACATCGAGTAGAGGAGGATGAAGAAGGTGAGCAGCAGACTCATCAGGTCGCCGAAGGTGGTGGTCCAGAGAGGAGCCCCCTCCTCCACCAGTTCCTTCGGGCGATCGTCGTCGTCGTCGGGAGGCGGGGGAAGAACCGCCTCGGTCTCCTCGCTCATGCCGCGGCTTCCTGGGGCTGCCCGAGCGCCTCGTCGGCCTTCGACTTGTGGGTGTTCAGGAAGGCGCGGAGCTTCTCCTCGAGGATGATCCCGGTCTCGCCGCGGACCATGCTCTCCAGCCCCATCATCGCGAGCTGGATCTGGGTGAGCTCGATCTGGATCCGGCGGTCGAGCTTCGACACCATGGGAATGAAGATCAGGTTGGCGAGCACGGCCCCGTAGAAGGTGGTCAGCAGCGCCACGGCCATGTTCGGCCCCAGGGCGTCCGGGTCGGACATGTCGGCCAGCATCTGCACGAGACCGATGAGCGTTCCCACCATGCCGAAGGCGGGGGCGTACTTGCCCATCTCGTTGAAGATCTTCTGGCCGGCCCGATGGTGCTCCTCCATCTGGCGCGTCTCGGTCTTGAGGATCTCCTTGATCGTGCCGGAATCGGTGCCGTCGGCGATCAGCAGCAGTCCCTTCTTCAGCGGCTCGGTGGGAGCCTCTTCGGCCACGGCCTCGA contains the following coding sequences:
- a CDS encoding MotA/TolQ/ExbB proton channel family protein, giving the protein MDKASIGGVLAGTGLVLAAILLGSPISTFINVPGILIVAGGTFAATSIAFPTSELRTIFSVSRRVFNDPGDEMVAISQHLIHAMKVLKREGPVALEAVAEEAPTEPLKKGLLLIADGTDSGTIKEILKTETRQMEEHHRAGQKIFNEMGKYAPAFGMVGTLIGLVQMLADMSDPDALGPNMAVALLTTFYGAVLANLIFIPMVSKLDRRIQIELTQIQLAMMGLESMVRGETGIILEEKLRAFLNTHKSKADEALGQPQEAAA
- a CDS encoding flagellar motor protein MotB; this translates as MSEETEAVLPPPPDDDDDRPKELVEEGAPLWTTTFGDLMSLLLTFFILLYSMSEIKQDKFLQASQSLREAIGGTAEDVPEDPMALVDEELDPEMYLESMDAGEVMIESVAAAYMEVIARRLEKFIEENDLQNEFSVEREEDGVYLRMQSSALFASGSGVLEEKAVRMLGLLSEITSSIDVGAVVSGHADNQPISTAQFASNWELSAARAAGVARHLVESGQAPDMVRVESFGEYKPVTTNDTPEGRAQNRRVDVFFSKIDILDAVRRWAAEGEDVPELRDQEEDGD
- a CDS encoding Nramp family divalent metal transporter; translation: MAPTHDAGGADAPIRRASGPGWIVAAAFIGPGTVTTATLAGARYGAELLWALLFSTFATMALQEMAARLGLVTGAGLGEAIRRRFDGGGRTVALLLVVAAIGVGNAAYQTGNLLGGALGLEGAVGGDLRLWVLVIGALAGALLLSGSYRLVERVMVGLVLVMSAAFVATAVVVMPEVESPLAGLLQPRLPDAGALLVAVGLIGTTVVPYNLFLHAAAVSERWPGGVSGLRHARRDLVLSIGVGGLVSMAILLTAAGTLGQAGGEVSSAADMARALEPILGAWAGAAFAVGLFAAGLTSAITAPMAAAWAVAGALGWPCDLRDRRLRAVWGGTLAIGIAFGVAGVSPVPAIVFAQAANGILLPAVAGFLLLVVNDRIWMGERVNGPLANVIGGVVVLVAALLGGRALLSVLGLL
- a CDS encoding YpdA family putative bacillithiol disulfide reductase, producing MSEMIDLAVVGAGPCGIAVGAAAAGTRHRTVLFDRGPLTASLLNYPWYMTFFSTAAKLEIGGVPFTIPDPRPTRRDALAYYRRVVQHYGIEVRQHQMITEVAREGDAFRLSVRQRDGRLETVEAGAVVIATGGFHEPNTLDVPGEELPKVFHYYHEPYPFTDQEVLVVGAGNSAVEAALEMYRNEVRVRLVHFADTIDRGVKPWVVPDITNRLEKGEIPVHWRHRVARIDWNEVVLHHVDTGEETVVPNDAVVAMTGWRANPLLLRSLGVTIDDETGIPTHDPATMETDVPGVYIAGVLAAGHNANKIFIENGKEHGGLIVSALDG